In the Triticum aestivum cultivar Chinese Spring chromosome 2B, IWGSC CS RefSeq v2.1, whole genome shotgun sequence genome, ccatacaaacatgggccatgtgctatggttggtgttctggttgccaaacggattcatgccatcggtacacgcgccaagcacgatgttccttgcatcacattcaaaataccgatagaagttgttcaacgctctccactggcttccatccttcacgtgtctcagcttcggatcatctccatcatcgggcttcttcctctcctgtgccagcgcattagctttgcttccttgggatctaaaaaatacctctggagatggggagtgatccgtaagtaccatacaactttctggggacatttcttcccggccttcttgtatcgagaagcattgcacaccggacagcttgttttttccgcatgCTCCTTCTGATcaattatgcaatcattgatgcatgcatggtatctaacgtgtggcagatcaagagggcatatgatcttcttggcctcaccAACACTAGttggacatagattacccgcgggaagaacatcctttaggtacttgagatgctcatcgaggctagtgtcggtccatttgtttttagccttcgtcttcaggagttggggcgtgaaactcaagtgggtcacctcaggattgcaaccatcatacaatggagtgttcgagtctaccaccagttgctccaacttagcctcctctctagaagcagctctctaaGTACTCGTCTcattgcgaagcaatgcttgaacatgagggtcccacacgattcaacttagtaccgacgaactctgctgcgtggagtccatgtcgttctctccgctgccatgtccggccccttctcctccgccatgtccggccccttctccgccgccattatcgatcatctcttcgtcttgccccgtgtcatcattgcctgccccgtcggcatcctcaacatcgtcatcctcatcttcagttatccaccgagtatagccatccataaaaccagtcatgagcaggtgcgcttctacacgaccatcgtcataggggtcgagccaaactattcctttgcattttcgacacggatataaaacctctgtcaggttattttctttcatgtcctgcaccgccgaccgcaatcacctgtccaccatcgttccactgaccatcatgaacgtctacacggtaataataaaaaaaattgattataaaaatgcgtgcatgcatcaaagtcatagaaaaattcagcatgaccttccctaaaaataggacatatatggatctagagtttgcccggaattcgccgaaacggaaataaatcgacatttcggcaaaacataggcaactcaaaagaacaatttggcgtcaactcatgccacactcacaatttccacaaacatatcacacacacataaacatatttccattttgcaaaagcatgaaattttcatcacctctatctcgagatcgagcacggtgatgagatgatgatgtagggagaccAAAAGTgcccaaagctcttcttgacaaagatagatctagttagggggcaaataggtcacttaactaaatgctacatctacctagctacctaatttgggaggagacaaatACTACTAGTGGAGGGGGATGGAAAaatagaaaggagatgcattaatggagatggtgttgttaggtaggagtaatgaagagagagaaaggtaggtagaagagggagagtaatgggggagaagtgttgaggaagaagaagagtgagagtgggaggatgtgggaggtaggggaaagggaaaagaggggggaggggaggggacgggtgggaaaaaggtggtgggttggtgcggattggcagtagcgcgggacgtaaaacgcgctgctgatacgaaagtagtagcagcgcgtttttgGCAGAAGCGCGACTACTAACCAGGACAAAAAGTGTGTCccatttgaaaattagcagcagcgacctcataaaaacgcgctactactaaatccATAGAAGTAGTGCGGCTCGCGGGACCGTGCTGCTACTAAATGGAGTTTGGGGGGCACTGTCGGtcaatatttgtagcagcgcgggtaacaccaagcgcgctactgctaaacgcttGTCAGTAGTGAGTTTTAcccacccgcgctactgataattAGCAGCAGTGCTCCTTTTTGagccacgctgctgctaagattctgtgtataggcttttccctagtagtggtaattagctaggagtaatgaagagagagaaaggtaggtagaagagggagagtaatggggggagaagtattgaggaggaagaagagtgagagagggaggatgtgggaggtaggggaaagggaagagaggagatgggggaggggaggacgagTGGGAAAGGTGGTCGTGTGTTGCGTCTTAGCAGTAGTGCGGGAGGGAAAACGCGATACTGATAAGAGCGTAGCAGCAACGCGCTTTCCCCACACGCACTACTGCTAAGCGGGGCCAACTGTGTGCCCAATTGCAAAATTTGCAGCAATGACCTGagtaaaaagcgcgctactactattgtgttagcagtagcacgtgtcgtgacaccgcgctgctgctaaacttaGGTTGGTGGGTACTGTCGGTCGATATTTATAGCAGCGCGGTTTATCcagcacacgctactgctaaatatgTATCAGTAGCGGGTTTTGCTTACCAATGccactgctaattagcagtagcgatccTTTTTGtgtcgcgctgctgctaagattctgtgtataaggttttccctagtagtgacaagtgaataattcataggcatttcttgacacttaccgatattatcaattctttgacattcaacccaagataaaacaaacttacgggcatccttgacaagagtaggccaataaaaactagattccaataccttgtgagcagttctatctcccgcatggtgccctccatacgctttagagtgacatttccataggatttgttcctgttcatgctcaggtacacaacatctcataataccatctactccttctttataaagatgtgggtcatcccaaaagtaatgtcttgaaTCGTAGAAGAATTTTTTGTTTTGTtgatatgtgaagctaggtggtatgtagcaacaatataattaacgtagtcagcataccaaggagtattatgagaaacatttactgcagctagttgttcatccgGAAATCTATAATGAATAGGTAGTggatcatcaagaatattctctagcctagacacgttctcagctatggggttctcatctccttttctatctacaatatgtaaatcaaattcttgtagcaaaagaatcCACCTAACgagcctaggtttagcatctttcttttccacaagatatttaatagcagcgtgatcagtgtgaacaattactttgcaatcaacaatataagatttaaatttgtcacaagcaaacacaactgctaaaaattatttttcagtagtagcataagtTCTTTGAGCACTGGCTAAAGTTTTGATAGCATAAttaataacattcaatttcttatcaactctttatcctagaacaacaccaacagcataatcactagcatcacacatgctTTCAAAAGGCAACTTCCAATCGGGTGGTTGAACGATatgtgcagaagttaaggctttcttaagtgttttgaAGGCTTATAAacagtcatcatcaaaaacaaatggaacatccttctataaaagatttgtaagaggcctagatattttagagaaatgtttaataaatctcctatagaaaccatcatgaccaaggaaactacaaatacctttaatatctttataatatgtcattttctcaattgcatcaactttagctttatccacctcaatacctcgtttagAAATTTTATTcgccaagacaataccttcattaaccataaagtggcacttctcccaatttaagacaagattactttgctcacatctctgtaaaactcgatcaaggttgctcaagcaatcatcaaaagaatttccataaacagaaaatttatccatgaaaacctcagcaatcttttcacaaaaatcgaaGAATATACAAGTCATACATCTTTGataggtagtaggtgcattgcatagacCAAACGGCATACGTCTATACGCATAAGTtctaaaagggcaagtaaaggtggttttctcgtgatcaggttgtgaaacaggtatttgagaaaaacaagaatatccatcaagaaaacaaaagcgAGTTTTCTTAGATAATCTttccaacatttgatcaataaaagacaAAGGGTAATGATCATTTATAGTTGATGTATTTAGTTTTCTagaatcaattaccattctataaccaatAAAAATTCTTTgaggaataagttcatttttatcattaggaacaacagtaatacctcccttcttagggacacaatgaatgggaCTTACCCATCTGCTattagctatgggatagattatacctgcttctagaagttttaatattttagttcttaccacttctttcatcttaggattcaaacgtcagtgatgatcaacaacgggtttagcatcaggtttcaTATTAATCTAGTGCTGACAGAGAGTGTGACTAAtgtccttaagatcatcgagagtatatccaatggcagcacggtgcttctttggaattttcaataatctttcttcttcatgctctgagagATTAGCACCAATAATGACATGATATATGTTTTTCTCATCgatataagcatatttcaaagtgccaGGCAATGGTTTTAATtaaaacacatgatcacctttaggtggaggaggacctcctagtgtttcaataggaaaattgtgtttgagcagaggtcgttgttcaaagaattttttatctatttaatttctttcatgcatatgcatagcattttcatggtctagcaagtattgttctagtggatcagtaggaggcacggcaatagaagcaagacaaattatttcatccttactaggtaattctttcttatggGGTTatctactaaacttggagaaattaaactcatgagactcatcaccaaagcaaacaccgacaatttgtttttcacaatctattttagcattaacggtgttcaagaaaggtctaccaaagataatgggacaaaaatcatcttgtggggaaccaagaactagaaaatcagtaaggtattttattttcccacacaagacttcaacatatctaacaatcgcaggtggtgtgatggtgtctctattagcaagtttaatagtaacatttatgtcttctattttagcgggtgctatgtcattcataatgtCTTAGTATAAGATAAAAGGAATGGCACTCACATAAACCATgttaacaatgatctcctattttacccgagacaacaggcatgccaacaataggtctatgtttatctttttcatcaattttagcaattctagcagcttcatcgcggaagtaaataacatgcacatTAATATATTCTACCaggagatatttaaccatagcaacactaggttctactttaatttgtccAGCAGatttaggtgctttaatattagttttgcgaaccacagttgaagccttAGCATGTTTTTTTATCCtaagagggaaaggtggtttttcattATAAGCAGTAGACACAAATgcatcaacattgtaaataatagtttcatctttatcTATGGCTGGTtctttaattaattctttaataggaggatgatatttaaaccacttctccttagggagatcaacatgggtagcaaaagattcacaaaaggaggctactatctctgagtcaagtccatatttagtgctaaacttgtgaaaagcatcggtacttataaaatatttaacacaattagattcaagcttaatacctgactctttaccttcattgagttctcaatcttcagagttgcgttaaaTACTTTCTAGAaggtcccacttgaattcaatagtcttcttcataaaagaaccagtgcaagaagtattgagcatggatcgATAATCATGAGAAActtgagcataaaaattctgaatactAATTTccctagagagctcatgattggagcataaatataacattgaattatgcctcgcccaagctagagtgatactttctccttcacgaggcaaaaaattatatatataattccgatcacgatgaactagaagCATAGGATAAtgctttttttaaaatttcaatttcaatcgattccagttcctagatccaatatcatcgcatagtctATACCATCTGAATGATTTTCCCTTCAATGATAAAGGGAAAacattcttcttagcttcatctctggataaacctgcaaacttaaatgatccacaaatttcatccacatatatcatgtacatatcaggatgttcagttccatctcctgcataaggattagccagcagttgttctatcatacccaaaggaatttcataaccaatattttcagtaggtgcagtaggttgaggagccactaattgtgcttccaatcaaggcgaagataccccgaacaaacccatccaaggatggttctccatagtaacaagtgacaataaatttcagcacgtagtaataattttcccTTACCAATTTCTACTTACCAGAAGCGCTTCACTCCtttgcaacggcgccagaaaagagtattgatcatgcacaagtatagggtatcaatcatagtcctttcaagtAATAGTGTCCCTCGCCGACAAGTAAGCCTCCTCCAAGCTAGGAGTATTGCATCACCATTTTTCTTTAAACCTATTTTCTCTTTCATGCACTTGTatttgttgtgtgatttttttttgaaaaggggcgctttattacttaaaaggtttaagcattaaacccggcctctgcataattaaGATGCACACAACCTATAAAATCCTCACAACAAGCCAAAATAAAAGAATAAGGCAATATACAAGGAAAAATGAATCTTGTATAATGCCTAAACTGAAGGTggcccaatcctaagatcatgctgccacccacgTTGGATAAAAATATCCCTCGCCGTAGCCTCCAATCGTGTAGACACCTCCATAAATAGGTCTCGAATCTCCACTcattgtagagaggaccataaacgaagagtccaggaacatctgtagataacctgcataagagaagtacttttattactaaaaaccttatcatttctacatagccaaagcgaccaaatcacggcaagcgctcccaccctgaAAAGAATTCTAAACTTCTGATCAATCTCATGTAGCCAGTTGCCAAatatattagcaacactacaaggaggatacaagacaaaagctatttggatgactgaccatatagaaagAGCCAATTTAcattggaagaataaatgttttattatCTCATCATGCGGACAAAAGACACATTGTgtacttccatgccaattcctcttaacCAGGTTATCTTTTGCAAGAATGACTCCGTGACGAAGATAtatgcaaagattttattcttaagaggtatgttcatcttccagatcttcttattAATATCAACCGACACGGTAGACTGGATCAAAGCTCTATACATAGAATCCACTGAGAATTTCCCATTCCCATGTAGGTTCCAACGAAATACATCGGACCCTTGTGACAAATGTACCGTGGCTAGCCGCTGGAGTAGTATGTTCCATGATTAGAGTCTAGGTCCAATTAAATCCCTTCTGAACAtcacatttggcggaaatgattccaaAACCTTGGCGATAGCATCACCCTTGTGAAGCACAATATTGTATAGGGCTGGATATTGTTCATGGAGTGTAGCATTACCTTGTCACTTATCCTCCAAGAATCTAATTTCTGAGCCATCCTTAATGAAGAAGGAACCATAgcggaagaaatatttcttcgATGCCATTTGTTGTGTGAATATGGTGATTGCTTTATCTAAAAAATGAAATGAAAGTGAGCTTTGAAAGGATAAAGGTTTTCCGGTTGAACTACATAAAAGTGTAGAGTTTTTTTTGAGCATAGGATAGATTTTCACccccaaaaagaagaaaaaaaaacactcTTAAGGATAAATCTAGGGGGCAACGTGAACTTCCCTGGAGCCAGAGAAAAGAGATGCAGTGGCGGCGCGGATGGGATTCGGTGAGAGATCGCAAGAGTTTGCCTGGGCTGCAATGCAACGAGTGGGAGGAAAAAGACTCGCCCAGGGCGGGGCGTATCTGAGGACAAACCAAGAGGAAGTTTGCACGAACTTTCCTGTGGCAACACAAGACACGTGCGAGCGAACTTGTTCTCCACGACGCTCCAACCAACCGGATCCAGTGAGGAGTCAGGAGATAGCTTGGGAAGAAAGCATGGCACGTATTTGCCAAGAAAGCACGTCCAAGCCGAACCTCTCTATAAAGTACTACGTGCAGTGGACACAAAGTATCATCATCATAGAAAAATAAGCATCCATCTCCTCCCTTCAGCCCACAGGCAACGAACACACACGAGCGCGCACGAGCGAGCGAGAGGGAGAAAGATGGCGAACCTGTTCCTGAAGCAGGCGAAGCACTACGCGGCGGCGCGGCCCGACTACCCGGCGGAGCTCTTCCAGTTCATCGCGTCCAAGACGGCGCGCCACGACCTCGCGTGGGACGTCGGCACCGGCAGCGGCCAGGCCGCGGTCTCGGTGAGCCTCCCTCCCCAAGTCCCACCTCTCTCCATCCCTGCCGTCCATGAGTTTCTCTTCCTCCTTGCTTTCTCCATAGCGAAGCCACGGTAGTATAGAGATTTTGACTTGTCATGGAGCTGTAGCTGCCTTTGAATCTTTTACGGACTAGTCTCCAGCAATTTACAATCAACATATATGTGCCTTTTTATGCCGACGTTCCTTTCCATGGACCCATGCTGAATCGTTGCAGCCACTCGATCAGCATCCCCTTTTTAGCTAGCTAGTGGAATCGTACTATATCTCACTACCTCCAACCATTTCTTGCATTCAACATCAGCAATTTCTAGTGGAATCCAGATAGATAGACTTTGTAGTACAGCAATTGACTTGTCCTGGCTTCTCGTGCGTGTGGCTGCAACGCATGCAGCTGGCGAAGCTGTACAAGAAGGTGGTGGGCACGGACACGAGCGCGCAGCAGCTGGCCTACGCGCGGGCGCTCCCCAACGTGCGCTACGCCCACACCCCGGCGGACCTGCCGCTCGAGGGCATCCACGCGGCCGTCGCGCCGCCGGGCACCGTCGACGTGGTCACCGTGGCGCAGGCCTTCCACTGGCTCGACCTGCCGCGCTTCTACGCGCAGACCCGCTCCCTCCTGCGCGCGCACGGCGTCCTCGCCGCATGGTGCTACACGGAGCCCCGCGTGGGCGCCGCCGTCGACGCCGTCTTCTGGCGCCTCTACGACGGCTCCCAGCCCCACTGGGCTCCCAACCGGAAGATggtcgacgacgagtaccgcagcGCCTACTTCCCCTTCGACCCCGTCGACGGCGAGACCCACACTGGCCCCTTCGAGTTCTCCACCGAGCGCCGCATGGACCTCGACGACTACTTCACCTACATCAAGTCCTGGTCCGCGTACCAGACCGCCAAGGACAATGGCGTCGAGCTGCTCGACGACGAGACTGTGCGGGAGTTCGCCGACGCGTGGGGCGGCGACCGCCAGGAGGTCAAGACGGTGACGTACCCCATCTTCCTCAGGATCGGCAAGGTGAGGCCTTGAGAATCACCTACAGATGCGGCATGATGATGCAAGTGGCCTTGAGAAAGCCACGCTTTCAAGTCTTCACGTGACGAAGTGAAGATGGTGCAAAATGCCGACCAGCGTACGTGTGCCGCCGCTGGACCATTTTATTTGCATTCCACGCTCTTTTTTACAGGACGAAGTGATTTTTGGCATCCTACTACTACCATCCCCTCCTATTCATATTCCAAATTCAGCGTGTAACAAATGGTATTCCTAGTATCCATCCCATTTTCTAGACAAATAATTGTAAGCTGTGGATGTTACCTTGGTCTATCGTATATGAATGTTATTTTTGCCAGTTTAGCTATATGTAAGTTGCCTGAATATTGAATTAAGGCCAGTCGATTTTTCTGACAGTTGATTGCTGCTTCAAGATCCgcgcttctgattttttttctgttgTGTGTTGTGTCTGATTTGGGCTGGGAATTCAACTGACCAGTGTTTTGGGCCAGTCAAACCTTAGCAGGCTGAAGCCCATCAGCCCGTATGACGACCCAGCCTTCCTCTATCTTCTTCTGTTTTTGtctatcttttttttctgtttttatttgttttttacttttcttttttctttttttattagtCGGTTTTAGAATTTTATTTTGTGGGTATTGTTAGGATGTTGGTTGGGTGTAAATGTATGTACATAAATACTATATATAATATGTGCAAAAACTGCACTAGTATATAATTGTTGTTTGCATATTATGAAAAGTGCAAATTAGTGTAAAGTTGTGTGTAAGTTTTTCTTAATTTTCTTTCCTCTCAAAGGGTAATAACAATGCAACTAAttaattctttcttataaaaattTATTGTTTTGATTTTATtctagtttttattttattttctttcttctttatgggtaacaccaatgccactaattcattgcTTCTTAGAAAACTTTTGTTTGCCATAATTGCACTAttgtatgcttattcttgcatattttcAATATGCGCAATTTTAGTGTATATTTTGTGcagatttttcattttttttgttttacctTTCTTTCTACTTAAAGGGTAAATACCAATGCCAATAGTTCATTCATCCTTAAAATACTTCATTATTTTATTACACTTTAGTTTTTATTTGATTTTCTTTGtttttaaagggtaataccaaaccCATTAATTCACTCTTTCTTAGAAAATTTCATATTTTATTGTTTTAGCTTTTGTTTCATTTGCTTTCTGCTTTAATGATATTACCAAAGCAACTAATCCATTCTTTCTTATGAACCTTCATTATCTTGATTTTATTTTAAGTTTTGTTCAGTTcctttcttctttaagggtaataccaatgtcacAAATTCGATCTTCCTTTTTCTATgaaaattccactattatatgcCTATTCTTTCATATTTTTGAAAAGCGCAATTTTTGTGCCTATTGTGTGCATTTGTCGTTGTTTGTTTTAgattgtattttttgtgttttttttctttcttcttaaagggtaataccaaagcCAATAATTCATTATTTCATAGAATATttaattatttgattttttttagctTTTGTTTCTTCTTTAAGAGTAATACCAATGCCTCTAATTAATTCTTCTGATGAATATTGTTTCTGCAAAAAAATCCACTATTGTGTGCTTATTTTTAGAAAGCGCAATTTTCTAAGAAACAATCCACTATTTTGTGCTTATTCTCGCATATATTTAAAAAgcgtaatttttttatatatattgtgcaattttttttattctttgttTGACACTCTTCTTTCTTTTGAAGGGTAACAccatgccactaattcattccttcttagaaTACTTTCTTTTGAAACTTTCAttattatatgtttattcttgcatattatgagTATGCGCAATTTCTGTGTAAACTGTGTGCAATTTTTGTgtttattttatttgatttttttctttcctttttttgaagggtaataccaatgccgcTAGCTCATTACTCTTTGAAAACTTACCTTTTTGTTGGACTGTGGTTATTTTCATGCTCTACTGCATTCGATTGCCGGATGTGCCAAAAAGTTGAGAGATTATACAATTTAGATACGATTTTTAGCACATGCGTGTATCTGTATA is a window encoding:
- the LOC123043307 gene encoding putative methyltransferase DDB_G0268948, whose amino-acid sequence is MANLFLKQAKHYAAARPDYPAELFQFIASKTARHDLAWDVGTGSGQAAVSLAKLYKKVVGTDTSAQQLAYARALPNVRYAHTPADLPLEGIHAAVAPPGTVDVVTVAQAFHWLDLPRFYAQTRSLLRAHGVLAAWCYTEPRVGAAVDAVFWRLYDGSQPHWAPNRKMVDDEYRSAYFPFDPVDGETHTGPFEFSTERRMDLDDYFTYIKSWSAYQTAKDNGVELLDDETVREFADAWGGDRQEVKTVTYPIFLRIGKVRP